Proteins found in one Aquibium microcysteis genomic segment:
- a CDS encoding ABC transporter ATP-binding protein: protein MLDVKDLSVEVGPGGARVVDGLAFRLEAGEMLALVGESGSGKTMAARAVLGLLPPPLVTTPQSVIAFDGRDLTRLEPAALRAVRGGEIGMVFQEPMVSLNPAMTIGEQMAEGLRLHRAMGAAEIRDRSLAMLERIRIQHPARCLSAHPHEFSGGMRQRIMLASVMLLEPKLLIADEPTTALDTLVQRDVLDLMVELTREKGTAVLLISHDLGMVSHYVRDVVVMRAGKAVEQGPSRAVLREPRHDYTRKLVDALPRRAAGGDRGAVSPEPLVELEGVVIDYPGRARLFGRTEAKRAVHGVDLVVRRGETLALVGASGSGKTTLGRAIVGLVQPSAGTIRFRGEPIAKGHGAMARRQRRDMQIVFQDPYSSLDPRQRIGSIVEEPLKLDRGLTRAARRARVEEVFGEVGLPLDFLGRLPHQLSGGQRQRVAIARAIVRRPAFVVADEPVSALDMTVQKQILLLIRSLQARYGFACLFVSHDLGAVEQVADRVAVMEDGRIVELGDRDAVFDAPAHPYTRRLLDAAMLLDRRFTSDGHAVAQQA, encoded by the coding sequence GGTCGGCGAATCCGGCTCCGGCAAGACCATGGCCGCGCGCGCCGTGCTCGGCCTCCTGCCCCCACCCCTCGTGACGACGCCGCAGAGCGTCATTGCCTTCGACGGCCGCGACCTGACCCGCCTCGAACCGGCCGCGCTCAGGGCGGTGCGCGGCGGCGAGATCGGCATGGTGTTCCAGGAGCCGATGGTGTCGCTGAACCCGGCCATGACCATCGGCGAGCAGATGGCCGAGGGCCTGCGGCTGCACCGCGCGATGGGCGCGGCCGAAATCCGCGACCGGTCGCTCGCCATGCTGGAGCGCATCCGCATCCAGCACCCCGCGCGGTGCCTGTCGGCCCACCCGCACGAATTCTCCGGCGGCATGCGCCAGCGCATCATGCTCGCCTCCGTCATGCTGCTCGAACCGAAGCTGCTGATCGCCGACGAGCCGACCACCGCGCTCGACACGCTGGTGCAGCGCGACGTGCTCGACCTGATGGTGGAGCTGACCCGCGAGAAGGGCACCGCCGTGCTTCTGATCAGCCACGACCTCGGCATGGTGTCGCATTACGTGCGCGACGTCGTCGTCATGCGCGCGGGCAAGGCGGTGGAGCAGGGTCCGAGCCGAGCGGTGCTGCGCGAGCCCCGTCACGACTATACGCGCAAGCTGGTCGATGCCCTGCCGCGCCGCGCGGCAGGCGGCGACCGCGGCGCCGTCTCTCCCGAGCCGCTGGTCGAGCTCGAAGGCGTCGTCATCGACTATCCCGGCCGCGCGCGCCTGTTCGGCCGCACCGAAGCGAAGCGCGCCGTGCACGGCGTCGACCTCGTCGTGCGGCGCGGCGAGACGCTGGCGCTGGTCGGCGCCTCCGGCTCGGGCAAGACCACGCTCGGCCGCGCCATCGTCGGTCTCGTCCAGCCCTCCGCCGGCACCATCCGCTTCCGCGGCGAACCGATCGCGAAGGGGCACGGCGCGATGGCCCGGCGCCAGCGCCGCGACATGCAGATCGTCTTCCAGGACCCCTATTCCTCGCTCGACCCGCGCCAGCGCATCGGCTCGATCGTCGAGGAGCCGCTGAAGCTCGACCGAGGCCTCACCCGCGCCGCGCGGCGCGCCCGGGTGGAGGAGGTGTTCGGCGAAGTCGGGCTGCCGCTCGATTTCCTGGGGCGGCTGCCGCACCAGCTCTCCGGCGGCCAGCGCCAGCGCGTGGCGATCGCCCGCGCCATCGTGCGCCGCCCGGCCTTCGTGGTGGCCGACGAGCCGGTTTCGGCACTCGACATGACGGTGCAGAAGCAGATCCTGCTGCTGATCCGGTCGCTGCAGGCACGCTACGGCTTCGCCTGTCTCTTCGTCTCGCACGATCTCGGCGCGGTGGAACAGGTCGCCGACCGCGTCGCGGTGATGGAGGACGGCCGCATCGTCGAACTCGGCGACCGCGACGCGGTGTTCGACGCGCCCGCCCACCCCTATACCCGCCGCCTGCTCGACGCGGCCATGCTGCTGGACAGGCGCTTCACGAGCGATGGCCACGCCGTCGCGCAGCAGGCATGA
- a CDS encoding MOSC domain-containing protein, producing the protein MTVIGEISELWRYPVSSTGGERLDAASVAAGGLVGDRLWGIVDLRDGSVAGPETRRHWRPVPNLASRLGADGPQLRQGDGPWLDAGSPAADTLVSDFLGFPAALRPHAPFGTERADHVTPRYGRADLHVLTTASMRALGDLLSDPAQVDPRRFRPNLVVDTTPSLAGFVEHGWVGRRLAIGDLTLAVSEPCARCAFTSLAQGELAFEPAVLHQIARHGEGGFGVLCAVEAAGELRVGDAVRLIG; encoded by the coding sequence ATGACCGTGATCGGCGAAATCAGCGAATTATGGCGCTATCCGGTCAGCTCGACCGGCGGCGAGCGCCTCGACGCGGCATCGGTGGCGGCGGGCGGCCTGGTCGGCGACCGGCTCTGGGGCATCGTCGACCTGCGCGATGGCTCCGTGGCCGGCCCGGAGACGCGGCGGCACTGGCGGCCGGTGCCGAACCTCGCCTCGCGGCTGGGCGCCGACGGCCCGCAGCTGCGCCAGGGCGACGGACCCTGGCTCGACGCCGGCAGCCCGGCGGCCGACACGCTGGTCTCGGACTTCCTCGGCTTCCCCGCCGCCCTGCGCCCGCACGCGCCCTTCGGCACCGAGCGCGCGGACCATGTGACGCCGCGCTACGGGCGCGCCGACCTGCACGTGCTGACGACCGCCTCGATGCGGGCGCTCGGCGACCTGCTTTCCGATCCGGCGCAGGTGGACCCCCGCCGCTTCCGCCCCAACCTCGTCGTCGACACCACGCCCTCGCTCGCCGGCTTCGTCGAGCATGGCTGGGTCGGCAGACGCCTCGCCATCGGCGACCTCACGCTCGCCGTCTCCGAGCCCTGCGCGCGCTGCGCCTTCACCTCGCTCGCACAGGGCGAACTCGCCTTCGAGCCGGCGGTGCTGCACCAGATCGCCCGCCATGGCGAGGGCGGCTTCGGCGTGCTGTGCGCGGTGGAGGCCGCAGGCGAATTGCGGGTCGGCGACGCCGTGCGGCTGATCGGGTGA